A genome region from Primulina eburnea isolate SZY01 chromosome 9, ASM2296580v1, whole genome shotgun sequence includes the following:
- the LOC140841083 gene encoding small ribosomal subunit protein uS15 has translation MGRMHSRGKGISASALPYKRTPPSWLKISSQDVEDNICKFAKKGMTPSQIGVILRDSNGIAQVKSVTGSKILRILKAHGLAPEIPEDLYHLIKKAVAIRKHLERNRKDKDSKFRLILVESRIHRLARYYKKTKKLPPVWKYESTTASTLVA, from the exons ATGGGTCGTATGCACAGCCGCGG CAAGGGTATCTCCGCTTCAGCTCTTCCATACAAGAGAACTCCTCCCAGCTGGCTCAAAATCTCCTCGCAAGAT GTTGAAGACAATATCTGTAAATTCGCGAAGAAGGGAATGACACCTTCTCAGATCGGTGTGATTCTTCGTGATTCTAATGGTATTGCTCAGGTGAAGAGCGTCACTGGTAGCAAGATCCTTCGTATTCTCAAGGCCCACG GTCTTGCTCCGGAGATTCCGGAGGATTTGTACCACTTGATAAAGAAGGCAGTGGCAATAAGGAAGCATTTGGAGAGGAACAGGAAGGATAAGGACTCCAAGTTCAGGCTGATTTTGGTGGAGAGCAGGATTCATCGCCTTGCCCGATACTACAAGAAGACCAAGAAGCTACCGCCCGTCTGGAAATA CGAGTCAACCACAGCAAGCACACTCGTCGCGTAA